The nucleotide sequence ATGCGAGGGGCGATCGGCCGGTGCGATTTGCCGGGCGGTGACCCGGCGGTGCTGGCGGAGAGCCTGAAGCGCCTGATGGAGTTGCCGGACGATTATCGCGTCTACAGCGGTCACAGCCCGGTGACGACAATCGGGGAGGAACGCCACGGGAATCTCCTGGTGATGGACATCCTGGCGGGGCGTGGCCTTTAGGCGGAACGCGTCATGACGCGGGGTTGGCACGGCAGGCGCTCCAATATGGCTTGCACCGGCCCGGAGGCGTTTTCTATGCAGTTTCGTCTCCTGATGGGAAGAACTGGACGGGTGTGATTGAGCCGCCCGCTGAATATTGAACACTATTCACAAAGGAAGAAGTCATGAAAGGAATTCACCTCTTTACGTCGGAATCGGTCACGGAAGGCCATCCCGACAAGGTCGCCGATGCCATTTCGGACGCCGTCCTGGACGCTTGCCTGAAGGACGATCCCTATTCTCGCGTGGCGTGTGAGACGTTCGTTACGACCGGCCTGGCAGTCGTTGGCGGCGAGATCACGACCGAGACGTACGTCGATCTGCCGACGGTCGTGCGCGAAACGATCCGCCGGATCGGCTACACGGATCCGCTGTATCGCTTCGATGCGGATTCCTGCGGCGTCATCAACGTTATCGGCACCCAGAGCCCCGACATCGCTCGTGGCGTTGGTCGCAAGAAGCCCGAACAGCAGGGCGCCGGCGACCAGGGCATGATGTTCGGCTACGCCTGCGACGAGACGCCGGAACTGATGCCCCTTCCGATTCTGCTGGCTCACAAGCTGACCAAGCAGTTGGCCGACGTTCGCCGCAACAATCGCAAGATGAAGTGGCTGCGTCCCGACGGCAAGAGCCAGGTCACGGTCGAGTACGACGGCGACACGCCGAAGCGCATCGACACGGTCGTTATCTCGACACAGCACGATCCCGACATTTCCCAGAAGCAGATTCACGATCTCGTCATCAAGCACGTCATCGAGCCGATCCTGCCGAAGGAACTCGTCCACGGGAAGATCAAGTACCACATCAACCCGACCGGCCGTTTTGAAGTCGGCGGACCGCACGGCGACACGGGCCTGACCGGCCGCAAGATCATCGTCGATACCTACGGTGGCAAGGGTGCCCACGGTGGCGGCGCATTCAGCGGCAAGGACCCGAGCAAGGTCGACCGTTCGGCGACCTACGCGGCTCGCTGGCTGGCCAAGAACATCGTCGCGGCGAAGTTGGCCAGGCGCGCTGAAGTGCAGCTTGCCTACGCCATCGGCGTTGCCAAGCCGGTCTCCGTTCTCGTTGAGACGGACGGCACCGGCGCTTTGCCGGATCGCGACATCGCCAAGATCGTCGCGAAGGCTGTGGACCTGCGCCCGCACGCGATCATCGAGCGCCTGAACCTGCTGCGCCCGATCTACGGTCTGACCAGCGCCTACGGACACTTCGGCCGCGAGCTGAAGGAGTTCACGTGGGAGAAGAAGGACCTCGCAAAGGACCTGAAGGCCGCCGCGAAGTAATCGGCCGCGTCTCAAGGAAGCAGATAGCAACCACCCCTCG is from bacterium and encodes:
- the metK gene encoding methionine adenosyltransferase, encoding MKGIHLFTSESVTEGHPDKVADAISDAVLDACLKDDPYSRVACETFVTTGLAVVGGEITTETYVDLPTVVRETIRRIGYTDPLYRFDADSCGVINVIGTQSPDIARGVGRKKPEQQGAGDQGMMFGYACDETPELMPLPILLAHKLTKQLADVRRNNRKMKWLRPDGKSQVTVEYDGDTPKRIDTVVISTQHDPDISQKQIHDLVIKHVIEPILPKELVHGKIKYHINPTGRFEVGGPHGDTGLTGRKIIVDTYGGKGAHGGGAFSGKDPSKVDRSATYAARWLAKNIVAAKLARRAEVQLAYAIGVAKPVSVLVETDGTGALPDRDIAKIVAKAVDLRPHAIIERLNLLRPIYGLTSAYGHFGRELKEFTWEKKDLAKDLKAAAK